Genomic window (Eubalaena glacialis isolate mEubGla1 chromosome 6, mEubGla1.1.hap2.+ XY, whole genome shotgun sequence):
CACCTTACAACCTACCTGTTTGCATTTTTTCACTTTAGGTATTAGCGTTTCCTTTGGCAGAAATTGCTTTGAACATCAGCAGGGCttggtggggttttgtttttgttttcttaagtgaATTCTTTAATAACCTCCTGACTAGAAAGGCCAGTTAGGATTTTCAGTACAGAGGACAGGGGGACGCTGGACCCGCATGCCCATCTcccaccaccctcaccccaaCCTTTTTGCTTCCAAACCCTCAGTTCGTCTTCGTAACGCTCCTTTACCTCTTGCCCCTGAAACCCAGgctgtccctcctcctccccccccccccaccccgcggaTAGAAGTGCTCCGTGACCATCAGGGCGCCGAGAGCTTGATCCCTGCCTGTCCCTCTGGGATCAGATCTCAACAGACCAAGACTAAGGATGGAAAGGGGCGTCCTGGGAGTTGCAAAAAGCCAGATTTACCTTCACGAAGAGGGTGATGTCGTGCTCCTGCCCCGGGGCCCCCTCCTCGGACGCCTCGCCGTCCTCCTGGCCGCCGTTCACTGGCGCGGTCTCGTCGCCGCGCTCGGTGCTGCCCCCCTCCGCCAGGTGGTTGCTCAGCTCGGCCTCGGGCTCCCGGGCCTCCGTCGGCGGGGCCGCCTCCCCATCCGCGCTGCCGTCGGGGGGCTCCTCCTCGCCTGGCCCCTCCGGACCCCGCTCTCgcctctcctcctctgcctcctctctctgccccagggGCCCACCCTGGTCTGCGTCCTCGCCAGCATCTGCCCTCGCGCCCCCGGGGGCCGCTTCCTCCGACTCCTCTCCCTCCCAGTCCCCTGTCTCTTCCGCGGCGCCCGCCGCTGCACCCCGAGGCTCCCCCGCAAGCTCCCCGGGGCTGCACTCCGCGCTCTCCGCCGCTGCGGCCTCAGTCGCCTCGGCCTGGATCTCGGGGCTGCCGTCCCCTCCGTCCCGGGGCTCACCCTCGGCCCTGGACGCCCCTCCCGCCGGCCCCCCGACATCCGTGCTGTCCCCCGCCGGCCCCTCGGCGACTGTGCTGACCCCCGTCAGCTCCTCGGCGTCCACGCGGACCCCCGCCCGTCCCTCGGGGACCATGCTGTCCCCCGCCGGCCCCTCGGCGACCGTGCTGTCCCCCGCCGGCCCCTCGGCGACCGCGCTGTCCCCCGTCGGCCCGTCGGCGTCCATGCGGGCCCCCGCCGCCCCAGGCGCGCTGCCTCCCGGCTCCTCCGGCCCGCTCTCCGCCTCTTCCTTCGCCCCGGGGGCCGCGGGATCCCCAGGCTCCACCTGAGCCTCCCCCGGGGCCTCGGCCTGCGCGCCGCACCCGGGGCTCGCCTCCTCCGCCAGCTCCGCGCCGCTCGTCCGCTCCTCTCCCTCCCGGGCGCCCTCCTCCGCCTCGGCCTCGCCCTGCTCTCCGCTCGCGCCCCGCGTCTCGGCCCCCTGGCCACTGCCGGCGTCCGGCGCCAGCTCGCCCGCGCGCCCTCCGTCCGGCCCCGGACCTTCTCCTTCCGTCACCTCGGCCGTCGCGGCTGCGCCCGGCCCCCCGCCCCTCGGCGCCTCCGCGGCGCCCTCTCTCGCCTCCTCCCTCTGCGCCTCAGGGCCGGAAGCCCCCGGCTCGCCCCGTCTCTCCGCCTGAAGCGCCGAGCCCTCGGGCTGGCTCTGGGGACCCGGGGCGCCCCCCTCCGGCTCCGCGACCTCGGCCATGGCCGCAGATCCCTGTCTTTGACCAGAGACCCTTCCTGGACGCTGCTGAGGAGCCAGGTGGCGCTGGGCGAAGGGCGCGGTGCCAGGGGCCGCTGCGCCAGCTCCGAGAGGACCCCCTGCCCGGGACTCTGGAGGCGCCTGGGCGGTACGCTGGGCGCGTGGGGCGAAATCCTCCCGCCCCAGAACGCTGCGCCCCTTCTCCCGGGCTTAAGCTCTCTGGGCTATTCCTCCACCGCGCGTGCTTCTCGCTGGTTCCGCGCCTGATTCCCACCTGGACCCTAATTCCGACCTTAGTTTCCTGGAAACGCGCTCACGGAGGTGCAGTGCGCTGCTGGGGAGGGCGCTTAGCTCCTGCACTCTTTGAAATGCCTAGCCCTCTGTCCAGGGGTTGACCAGAAGTCCCCGGTGCCAACTCCATCCCCCCTGGGGCTTGGGCGGGGTTTGCATCCCCTCCTCTCCGCCTATTTGGGTGGCCTGAGAGCCTGGCCAATGACAGTCTTTCTTATGACCCTTGTGGATTTCAGTGAAAAGATCCTGATTCTACTGACCGCTTAGGTGTTTTCTGGAACAGCTTCAAGTTCCAGAGCCATTAAAATCACCCCCAAACACATACGACACCCAAACACCTAATCCCCACCTTCCCAGGGGTCAAGCGTTAAGCCCAGCAGCTGCGCAACTGCAGATGCCCCTGTAGTGCCTCAATGTCCTAGAGCAAGAGGGGTAAATCctgaaagaaagaaggggaggcCACACCGCCTCCTTCCAATTTCTGCAGGGCCCTCCTGAGAAGTTCCAGAGGCCCCGATATAGAAGCAAGTGGAGCGAGCTGATCTTCTTGGACGAGAGATGGGTCCTGTTGTGCATGAGCGGCTGGCTGTACTCTCTCCATTACAAGTACTGGGGGTTCTACCC
Coding sequences:
- the CLIC6 gene encoding chloride intracellular channel protein 6, with the translated sequence MAEVAEPEGGAPGPQSQPEGSALQAERRGEPGASGPEAQREEAREGAAEAPRGGGPGAAATAEVTEGEGPGPDGGRAGELAPDAGSGQGAETRGASGEQGEAEAEEGAREGEERTSGAELAEEASPGCGAQAEAPGEAQVEPGDPAAPGAKEEAESGPEEPGGSAPGAAGARMDADGPTGDSAVAEGPAGDSTVAEGPAGDSMVPEGRAGVRVDAEELTGVSTVAEGPAGDSTDVGGPAGGASRAEGEPRDGGDGSPEIQAEATEAAAAESAECSPGELAGEPRGAAAGAAEETGDWEGEESEEAAPGGARADAGEDADQGGPLGQREEAEEERRERGPEGPGEEEPPDGSADGEAAPPTEAREPEAELSNHLAEGGSTERGDETAPVNGGQEDGEASEEGAPGQEHDITLFVKAGCDGESIGNCPFSQRLFMILWLKGVIFNVTTVDLKRKPADLQNLAPGTNPPFMTFDGEVKTDVNKIEEFLEEKLAPPRYPKLGTQHAESNSAGNDVFAKFSAFIKNTKKDANEIYERNLLKALKKLDNYLNSPLPDEIDAYSTEEVTVSGRKFLDGDELTLADCNLLPKLHIIKIVAKRYRDFEFPSEMTGIWRYLNNAYARDEFTNTCPANQEIEHAYSDVAKRMK